The following are encoded in a window of Bacteroidota bacterium genomic DNA:
- a CDS encoding ABC transporter ATP-binding protein, protein MIKVRNLYKSYGKIQALKNINLDVSEGELFGLIGPDGAGKTSLLRILTTLLIPDEGSASMNNLDTVADYKKIRHNIGYMPGRFSLYQDLTVEENLQFFATIFGTTIQNNYDLIKDIYIQIEPFKKRLAGKLSGGMKQKLALSCALIHKPEILVLDEPTTGVDAVSRKEFWEMLKKLKKNGITIIVSTPYMDEASLCDRVALIQNGEFMQIDTPAGILQKFEKKVFAIKSDEFYKLSKDLKNHESAHSVYPFGEYLHYISKNEDENREDLINNLKAKNHSGIVIEQITPNIEDCFMELMTQNSHNEE, encoded by the coding sequence ATGATTAAAGTAAGGAATTTATATAAATCCTACGGCAAAATTCAAGCCTTAAAAAATATAAATCTTGATGTGTCGGAGGGCGAGCTTTTTGGATTGATAGGTCCAGATGGAGCCGGGAAAACAAGCCTTTTGAGAATTTTGACAACTTTACTAATTCCCGATGAAGGTAGTGCAAGCATGAATAATTTGGATACAGTGGCAGATTACAAAAAAATCAGACATAATATAGGATATATGCCCGGCAGATTTTCGCTTTATCAGGATTTGACCGTTGAAGAAAATCTGCAATTTTTTGCAACAATTTTCGGAACAACAATTCAGAATAACTATGATTTAATCAAAGATATATACATTCAGATTGAACCATTCAAAAAAAGATTGGCAGGCAAACTTTCGGGAGGAATGAAACAAAAACTTGCACTTTCGTGTGCTCTGATTCATAAGCCGGAAATTCTTGTATTAGATGAGCCAACTACCGGAGTTGATGCTGTTTCTCGCAAAGAATTTTGGGAAATGCTTAAAAAACTAAAAAAAAATGGTATTACCATAATTGTTTCAACACCCTACATGGACGAGGCAAGTTTGTGCGACAGGGTTGCTTTAATCCAAAATGGTGAATTTATGCAAATTGATACTCCTGCAGGAATTTTGCAAAAGTTTGAAAAGAAAGTTTTTGCAATTAAATCAGATGAGTTTTATAAATTATCGAAAGATTTGAAGAATCACGAGTCCGCTCATTCTGTCTATCCTTTCGGAGAATATCTTCATTATATTTCAAAAAATGAAGATGAAAATAGGGAAGACCTGATAAATAATTTGAAAGCAAAAAATCATAGCGGAATTGTTATAGAACAAATCACGCCAAATATCGAAGATTGTTTTATGGAATTAATGACACAAAATTCTCACAATGAAGAATAA
- a CDS encoding HlyD family efflux transporter periplasmic adaptor subunit, protein MKTIKILLIVMMVWAVSCQNLAKKSDAYGNFEAVETVISAELGGKLLELNINEGDLLSENQVVGLIDTTQLKLNYNLLLVKKQAIKTKLSNIDAQVLVLESQKKNVETELNRVKKLLIDKAVSQQQFDDLEGKFNVIDSQINSTKVQKNSIIAEMNAMDAQLKIVEDQISKCQIINPLSGTVLDKYLEQNEITAPGKSIYKIANLTELELRVYVSGTMLPKIKLGQKVKVLIDKNEKENSELFGTISWISEKAEFTPKIIQTKEERVNLVYAVKVRVKNDGRIKIGMPGEIVFI, encoded by the coding sequence ATGAAAACAATAAAAATATTATTAATTGTAATGATGGTTTGGGCAGTTTCTTGCCAAAATCTTGCGAAAAAATCTGATGCCTATGGCAATTTCGAGGCTGTGGAAACTGTAATTTCTGCTGAGCTTGGAGGAAAATTGTTGGAACTAAATATTAATGAAGGAGATTTACTTTCAGAAAATCAGGTAGTTGGTTTGATAGATACTACTCAACTGAAACTAAACTACAATCTTCTTTTGGTGAAAAAGCAGGCAATAAAAACAAAACTTTCTAATATTGATGCTCAAGTTTTAGTATTAGAATCGCAAAAGAAAAATGTTGAAACAGAACTTAATAGAGTGAAAAAACTATTAATAGATAAAGCTGTAAGTCAGCAACAATTTGATGATTTGGAAGGAAAGTTCAATGTAATTGATAGTCAGATAAATTCAACGAAAGTTCAGAAAAATAGCATTATTGCCGAAATGAATGCGATGGATGCACAATTGAAAATTGTTGAAGACCAAATAAGTAAATGTCAGATTATCAATCCGTTAAGTGGAACTGTACTCGACAAATATCTCGAACAGAATGAAATAACTGCCCCTGGAAAATCAATTTACAAAATTGCCAATTTGACTGAGCTGGAGTTGCGGGTCTATGTGAGTGGGACAATGCTTCCTAAAATAAAACTCGGACAGAAAGTGAAAGTTTTGATAGATAAAAATGAAAAAGAAAACAGCGAACTTTTTGGAACAATTTCATGGATTTCCGAAAAAGCTGAGTTTACACCGAAAATTATTCAAACCAAAGAAGAGCGAGTAAATTTGGTCTATGCTGTGAAAGTCCGTGTAAAAAATGACGGTAGAATAAAAATTGGAATGCCCGGCGAAATAGTCTTCATATAA